The Corynebacterium sphenisci DSM 44792 genome includes the window CGCGTCGTAGTCCGCCTCCGCGGCGGCGACCTCGCCGGCGAGGCGCTCCAGGGCGTCCTCGGAGACGTCCAGGCCGTCCAGGGTGCGCGCCGCCTTGTCCCGCCAGGCCAGCACCCCGGCCAGGTCCGGGGCGTATTTCCGGGTCAGGGTGCGCAGCTCCGCCTGCCGGGAGAGCAGCCCGTCGAGATCCCCCGCCTCCGCGGGCAGCGCCTCGGCGAAACGGCCCAGGTCCGCGGAGACGTCGGCGAGCACCGAGGTCAGGGTGCCCAACCGCTCCGCCAGCTCCGCGAGCTCGGGGTCCTCCACCGCGCCGAGCAGCGAGCCGGCCCGGCCCAGCAGATCCGCCGCCCCCGCCGCATCGGCCGCCGGGTCGCCGTCGATGGCGCCCAGCGCGCCCAGGGCCGCCTCGCGGAGGCCGTCGACGTCCTGCAGCCGCCGGATGGTGCGGGCCAGTTCGGCGTCCTCCCCCGGCTCCGGGTCGACCGCGTCGATCTCCCCGATCGCGAAGCGCAGCTGGTCGGCGCGCATCGCCAGCTCCCGGCGGCGCTCGGTGCGCTCGGCGAGATCCTTCGCCAGCGCCCGCCAGCGCCCGTGGCGCTCGGCGACGGCGGCGACGAGCCGGCGGTGCGCCGCGGCGCCCATCCGGTCGAGGGCGGCGCGCTGCTCCCCGGCGCCGAGCAGCCGCAGCTGATCGTTCTGCCCGTGGATGGCGATCACCTCCCCGGCGATCCCGGCCAGCGCCGCCGCCGGGGCGGCCCGGCCGCCCACCCAGGCCCGGGAGCGGCCCTTGGCGGAGACCTGGCGCACCAGCAGCGCCTCCCCGTTCTCGTCGAGCTCCCCACCGCAGTCGGCCACCGCCGCGCGCACCGACTCCGCCACCGGCGCGTCCAGGCCGGCCAGCGCGATATGGCCCTCCACCACGGCCTTCGCCGCGCCCTCGCGGACCCGGCCGGCGTCGGCCCGCCCCCCGGCGAGCAGCCGCAGCCCGGTGACCAGCATG containing:
- the recN gene encoding DNA repair protein RecN, with product MLTDLAIRDLGAIGSSAVEFSPGLTVLTGETGAGKTMLVTGLRLLAGGRADAGRVREGAAKAVVEGHIALAGLDAPVAESVRAAVADCGGELDENGEALLVRQVSAKGRSRAWVGGRAAPAAALAGIAGEVIAIHGQNDQLRLLGAGEQRAALDRMGAAAHRRLVAAVAERHGRWRALAKDLAERTERRRELAMRADQLRFAIGEIDAVDPEPGEDAELARTIRRLQDVDGLREAALGALGAIDGDPAADAAGAADLLGRAGSLLGAVEDPELAELAERLGTLTSVLADVSADLGRFAEALPAEAGDLDGLLSRQAELRTLTRKYAPDLAGVLAWRDKAARTLDGLDVSEDALERLAGEVAAAEADYDAAAAKLTASRRRLAGRLAEAVTAELAGLAMPEARFAVDLADSGGRAEHGRDEVVFGLAGHAGGGARPLATSASGGELSRVMLALEVVLAAGDTGRTLIFDEVDAGVGGRAAVEIGRRLARLAAGNQVIVVTHLPQVAAYADTHLHVAKGSGEGAASSAVAELDRGARIAELARMLAGLDDTASGRAHAADLLERAEADRRADAAG